The following coding sequences are from one Nicotiana tomentosiformis chromosome 3, ASM39032v3, whole genome shotgun sequence window:
- the LOC138907630 gene encoding uncharacterized protein, protein MGSLVFISAEERPLNLDIQSLANTLLRLDISEPSRVLAYVIAKSSLFEQIKARQFDDPHLLVLRETVLHGGAKEVTLVEDGVLRLQGRLYVLNVDCLREKILEEAHSSRWFVPGEARLYGTDLVKDALEKVKLIQE, encoded by the exons atgggtagtttggtattcatttcagcggaggagaggccactaaATTTGGACATCCAGTCCTTGGCTAACACACttttgaggttggatatttcagagcccagccgagttcttgcatacgTCATCGCtaagtcttcactattcgagcagatcaaggctcgccagtttgatgatccgcacttgttggttctcagagagacagtACTACATGGTGGTGCAAAGGAGGTTACTCTCgttgaggatggtgttctgcgactccagggccGCCTATATGTTCTTAATGTTGAttgcttgagggagaagatcctagaggaggcacacagttctcg ATGGTTTGtgcccggcgaggctaggttatatggtactgatttggtgaaggatgccttggaaaaggtaaagttgattcaggagtaa